A window of the Candidatus Jettenia caeni genome harbors these coding sequences:
- a CDS encoding short-chain dehydrogenase, with the protein MRLKNKVALITGGGTGIGKATALLFAREGASLVITGRRETPLEETVSHIRNLHKNAIYVIGDVSKADDAQNMVQKTGETFGRLDILVNNAGVNYKPDTTSATEEEGWDITINTNLKGIYLVSKYAIPELSKNGGSIINISSVVGLKGFRKAIAYATSKGGILNMTKSMAIELAPDKIRVNCICPGMIDTDMYWNFIKSSENPDTLHEYVVHSHPLGRIGKPEDIAYGALFLASDEANWITGVILPIDGGFTAR; encoded by the coding sequence ATGAGATTAAAAAATAAGGTAGCACTTATTACCGGTGGTGGAACTGGTATTGGCAAGGCCACGGCGCTGCTTTTTGCCAGAGAGGGCGCTTCTCTTGTTATTACCGGGAGAAGGGAAACACCTCTGGAAGAGACGGTTTCACACATAAGAAATTTGCACAAGAATGCCATATATGTTATAGGGGATGTCTCAAAAGCAGATGATGCTCAGAATATGGTTCAAAAGACAGGAGAAACCTTTGGGAGGTTAGATATCCTTGTGAACAATGCCGGTGTTAATTACAAACCGGACACAACCAGCGCAACAGAGGAGGAGGGTTGGGATATAACGATTAATACGAACCTAAAAGGTATTTATCTGGTCTCAAAATATGCCATTCCTGAACTTTCAAAAAATGGCGGTTCCATTATCAATATCTCTTCTGTTGTAGGATTAAAAGGGTTTCGGAAAGCCATTGCTTATGCTACATCAAAAGGCGGTATCCTTAACATGACAAAAAGCATGGCCATAGAATTAGCCCCTGATAAGATCCGTGTCAACTGTATTTGCCCGGGCATGATAGATACCGATATGTACTGGAATTTTATAAAGTCTTCAGAGAATCCTGACACATTGCATGAGTATGTAGTACATTCGCATCCGCTCGGTAGAATCGGAAAACCCGAGGATATTGCGTATGGTGCGCTTTTTCTTGCATCAGATGAAGCAAACTGGATTACCGGGGTTATATTACCCATTGATGGCGGCTTTACAGCGCGATAG